A genomic stretch from Flavobacterium humidisoli includes:
- a CDS encoding RtcB family protein, whose translation MKTQINGTDILELGFPEGKIIGIALKINSKRNGFTRDEMIANFKNVLETPENYIDDKIFSKLAIALIEKSNEKPEDFIALNQNPNAYSAYGLDHIEDGARKQMEVAMKLPVTVAGALMPDAHQGYGLPIGGVLATKNAIIPYGVGVDIGCRMALSVYDIPEDFYFENEAKFKKELIANSIFGAGHGFHGQYKSDHAVLENDTFNMNPFVKNLKDKAWSQLGSSGGGNHFVEFGIMEFAQDDAVLKIPKGKYVALLTHSGSRGMGATIAGHYTKIAKDECKLPEVAKNLAYLDMNSQLGQEYWMAMNLAGDYASACHEIIHNKMERALGATILAKVENHHNFAWKEIWNGEEVIVHRKGATPAGKGVMGIIPGSMTAPGFLVRGKGEENAINSASHGAGRQMSRTQAIKNITKTEMKSILQDHGVTLIGAGLDEAPMAYKDINQVMEAQQDLVDVVAKFTPKLVRMADDGSKED comes from the coding sequence ATGAAAACACAAATAAACGGTACAGATATATTAGAATTAGGATTCCCAGAAGGAAAAATAATTGGGATTGCTTTAAAAATAAACAGCAAAAGAAACGGATTCACAAGAGACGAAATGATCGCTAATTTCAAAAACGTCCTAGAAACTCCGGAGAATTATATAGACGATAAAATCTTCAGTAAACTGGCTATTGCTTTAATCGAAAAATCGAATGAAAAACCAGAAGATTTTATTGCATTAAATCAGAATCCGAATGCTTATTCAGCTTACGGATTAGATCATATCGAAGACGGAGCCAGAAAACAAATGGAAGTTGCCATGAAATTACCAGTTACGGTTGCCGGAGCTTTAATGCCAGACGCACACCAAGGTTACGGACTGCCGATTGGCGGAGTTTTAGCCACAAAAAATGCCATTATTCCGTATGGTGTTGGAGTTGATATTGGGTGTAGAATGGCGTTGTCGGTTTATGATATTCCTGAGGATTTTTACTTTGAAAATGAAGCCAAATTCAAAAAAGAATTAATCGCGAATTCGATTTTTGGAGCAGGTCACGGATTTCACGGTCAGTACAAATCAGATCATGCGGTCTTGGAGAATGATACCTTTAATATGAATCCGTTTGTGAAGAATTTGAAGGATAAAGCATGGTCACAATTAGGTTCTTCAGGTGGTGGAAATCACTTTGTGGAATTCGGAATCATGGAATTTGCGCAAGACGATGCGGTTTTGAAAATCCCAAAAGGGAAATATGTCGCTTTGTTAACGCATTCTGGTTCACGCGGAATGGGTGCTACAATCGCGGGACATTATACTAAAATTGCGAAAGACGAATGTAAACTTCCAGAAGTGGCCAAAAATTTAGCGTATCTGGATATGAACTCACAATTGGGTCAGGAATACTGGATGGCGATGAATTTGGCGGGTGATTACGCTTCGGCTTGTCACGAGATTATCCATAACAAAATGGAACGCGCTTTGGGTGCGACGATTTTAGCCAAAGTCGAAAACCACCATAATTTTGCGTGGAAAGAAATCTGGAACGGAGAAGAAGTGATCGTGCATAGAAAAGGAGCAACCCCGGCCGGAAAAGGCGTGATGGGAATCATTCCAGGAAGTATGACTGCACCAGGATTTTTGGTTAGAGGAAAAGGCGAGGAGAACGCCATTAATTCGGCTTCACACGGAGCAGGACGACAAATGAGCAGAACTCAGGCCATAAAAAACATTACCAAAACAGAGATGAAATCCATCCTGCAAGATCATGGCGTTACGCTTATCGGTGCAGGTCTGGACGAAGCGCCAATGGCGTATAAAGATATCAACCAAGTGATGGAAGCACAACAGGATTTAGTTGATGTTGTGGCAAAGTTCACGCCGAAATTGGTGAGAATGGCAGATGATGGAAGTAAAGAAGACTAG